In Capsicum annuum cultivar UCD-10X-F1 chromosome 7, UCD10Xv1.1, whole genome shotgun sequence, one genomic interval encodes:
- the LOC107878828 gene encoding transmembrane protein 230: protein MASRRNIPYSRLAVDEDDDYYGNAGRRADPRFDYSPKSLDRIPWKSIALALFLLFLGCLLLLLSYFILSGHMAGESSQGYGLLALGILTFLPGFYETRIAYYSWRGAKGYRFTAIPDY from the exons ATGGCTTCTAGGCGGAATATTCCTTACAGTCGTCTCGCTGTGGATGAAGATGACGACTATTATGGAAATGCTGGTCGGCGGGCTGACCCTAGATTTGATTATTCACCAAAATCGTTAGATAGAATCCCCTGGAAGTCCATTGCCCTTGCTCTTTTTCTGCTCTTTCTGGGATGTCTGCTTCTCTTGCTGTCCTACTTCATCTTATCTGGTCATATGGCAGGAGAGAGTTCCCAGGGATATGGGCTCCTTGCACTTGGAATCCTCACGTTCCTCCCGG GTTTCTATGAGACGCGGATTGCATATTACTCTTGGAGAGGTGCTAAAGGTTATCGATTTACTGCCATCCCCGACTATTGA
- the LOC107878829 gene encoding GBF-interacting protein 1-like, whose product MSNVRKTINDIKEIIGGKHTDEDIYAMLKECHMDPNETAQKLLYLDTFHEVKRKRDRKKAKAGSQTSEDFRWMSGMQRRGARDDGREKISANYITNGDSGRRYIKKENGVNSLKDRSSKTSMPAARKTADANIHPSKKSAVEVAADDPSNVAGVTSFVNVNKLAKVSTLPPSSINHHQNLDPGPTPTPTPTFAPRTRFKDKIFIPKPNELVTRTASTSVSGVYSSASDPVLVPALNPRNPGTVGTIKREIGSQRTAADSTVSPANEGSLDSCQGAPQNTHAVIRTVDYKNTTGPKESRGVSVTAIQPVATNHESQHSKQVNSHSGVLPSQAAAVVKGAHLPSISKLNSSEEQVVPQLDVKLGKLNISTNRQAVIFPDHLQVPDSFRSGLTFGSLDPQSDPSISCGKDSMPVETVPANDSTSMEPGSYEDASSETQGGDYPGDLPSHQHESENVSSFEVSGASPVYDPSEPEKFPPSTGSQLPLLQTPDYSLGFVPPMQGPQLVFEGQEQQGGNSQPSSTLGSNQPVAQPIGLGQSSVGVPPHLFPLVRQPFPPNYMPYNPYIPHLYMPQSAHQFLGPSGYPQQPSAPNYYMSPSVTAAGAKLPLPSLYKPAAIAGNLNHYGIPPGYSSYGSSTVSYNGTPGLVCSASNENFTTPELKEKNVYSMQNQHEDYHYRNCAPGRDQSMLQTNYFYNIPQDQYAAAAPGHSANSSFPGINPSQAIVAQSNVQPLAQQPQTVARSGDSGLPTSGAFKQPQANIHWNNKLLNRENV is encoded by the exons ATGAGCAACGTTAGAAAAACGATCAATGATATAAAGGAGATCATAGGGGGAAAGCATACAGATGAAGATATATATGCAATGTTGAAAGAATGTCATATGGATCCAAATGAAACTGCTCAAAAGCTTTTATATCTTG ATACTTTTCATGAGGTCAAAAGGAAACGAGACAGGAAGAAAGCA AAAGCCGGCAGCCAAACTTCTGAGGATTTCAGGTGGATGTCAGGCATGCAGCGGAGAGGGGCTAGGGATGATGGTCGTGAGAAAATTTCTGCAAATTACATCACTAATG GTGACAGTGGCAGAAGATACATTAAGAAAGAAAATGGAGTCAATAGTTTGAAGGATAGAAGTTCTAAGACCTCCATGCCAGCTGCACGTAAAACAGCAGATGCTAATATACATCCTAGTAAGAAATCGGCTGTTGAGGTTGCTGCCGATGATCCTAGTAATGTCGCTGGAGTTACTTCATTTGTTAATGTAAATAAGTTGGCAAAAGTTTCAACTCTACCTCCTAGTTCGATAAATCATCATCAAAACTTGGATCCTGGCCCTACTCCTACGCCCACACCCACCTTTGCACCCCGAACCagatttaaagataaaattttcataccaaaacctAATGAGCTTGTGACAAGAACAGCTTCAACATCAGTTTCTGGTGTCTATTCTTCTGCATCGGATCCTGTATTAGTGCCAGCTTTGAATCCACGAAATCCAGGAACAGTTGGTACTATAAAACGTGAGATAGGTAGCCAGCGCACTGCTGCAGACTCCACTGTATCTCCTGCGAATGAGGGGAGTTTGGATTCTTGTCAAGGTGCTCCCCAAAATACTCATGCAGTCATTAGAACTGTCGATTACAAAAACACGACAGGGCCAAAAGAATCCCGGGGAGTTTCAGTCACTGCTATACAACCAGTAGCAACTAATCATGAAAGTCAGCATTCCAAACAAGTTAACAGTCATTCAGGAG TATTGCCATCTCAGGCAGCAGCCGTTGTAAAGGGAGCTCATTTACCATCAATTTCTAAACTAAATTCTTCCGAGGAACAAGTAGTCCCACAGCTTGACGTGAAGTTAGGGAAGTTAAATATCTCTACCAATCGTCAGGCTGTTATTTTTCCGGATCATCTTCAAGTACCCGACTCTTTTAGGAGTGGATTGACTTTCGGTAGTTTGGATCCTCAATCGGATCCAAGCATAAGCTGTGGCAAAGACTCGATGCCTGTGGAGACTGTTCCAGCTAATGATAGTACTTCCATGGAACCTGGGAG CTATGAAGATGCATCTTCGGAAACTCAGGGAGGTGATTATCCGGGCGATCTGCCATCACACCAACATGAATCCGAAAACGTATCATCTTTTGAAGTATCTGGTGCTTCTCCTGTGTATGATCCGTCAGAGCCGGAGAAATTTCCACCGTCTACAGGTTCACAATTGCCACTTCTCCAGACTCCTGATTATAGCTTGGGTTTTGTACCACCCATGCAAGGGCCCCAACTTGTTTTCGAGGGACAAGAACAGCAG GGTGGAAATTCTCAACCTTCTTCAACATTGGGCTCTAATCAACCTGTGGCTCAACCGATAGGCCTTGGACAGAGTTCTGTCGGTGTTCCTCCACATTTGTTTCCTTTAGTCCGCCAACCATTCCCTCCTAATTATATGCCGTATAACCCTTACATTCCCCACCTTTACATGCCGCAGAGTGCCCACCAGTTTTTGGGCCCGAGTGGATACCCTCAGCAACCTTCTGCTCCCAACTATTATATGTCACCATCAGTTACTGCTGCTGGTGCAAAATTACCTCTTCCATCCCTGTACAAACCAGCAGCTATTGCCGGAAACTTGAACCACTACGGCATACCTCCTGGCTACAGTTCATATGGCTCGTCAACTGTCTCATACAATGGAACTCCAGGTCTAGTTTGTTCTGCTAGCAATGAAAATTTCACTACACCTGAGCTGAAAGAAAAGAATGTCTACTCCATGCAAAACCAG CATGAAGATTACCATTACAGAAACTGTGCACCTGGACGCGATCAATCAATGCTTCAGACCAATTATTTCTACAACATCCCTCAGGACCAGTACGCCGCTGCTGCACCAGGACATTCTGCCAATAGCTCATTTCCTGGAATTAATCCATCTCAGGCAATAGTTGCACAATCTAATGTTCAACCCCTAGCCCAGCAACCTCAAACTGTTGCCAGATCAGGTGATTCGGGCCTTCCTACATCTGGTGCTTTTAAACAACCTCAAGCTAATATTCATTGGAACAACAAATTGCTGAATAGAGAAAACGTCTAA
- the LOC107878830 gene encoding coiled-coil domain-containing protein 22 homolog: MEASEEILLNSIASSGVTIPAGVSSVKDLTPATLFSVSSQALHLIGRQNSPFPASLPENSVADRLKLCSELASEFKSLGFIGDISFHKFLYPSEEDLYELIRFLVGRLSDVEARKDAIRDSKRRLKTPKESLADAGLLPRKELSERQSDPLMVTQTPEHSNQEEFNNDVRIPIGGADSSNETSSGEQDVLDLVEGVRKSSLRDNFDHGQQSTSPWVHLNQMNCKTETLQDQKEMLAEKSVSSSVELQELEEKLGLLKAAVEMASDDKHPNDFYVNQLNDQVKAKREKIVEMETEWIDKRKALEQKKHSLEENLRTTEPEAYVKYKKVEEIELKLESVLAENKRRKDELIVLAAKAEKQPKLQPRRTYIQRVEEITKNSRKQDADIERILKETRELQLESNSVQERLNRTYALVDETMFREAKKDQVARQAYRILTNIHESFEQIAENLLATDRVRRQVTDYEGKLATMASRSVDIDKLKANLETITRENDLLEKKLSNDSSQNVG, from the exons ATGGAAGCATCAGAAGAGATTCTACTAAACTCAATCGCCAGCTCCGGCGTGACAATTCCGGCCGGCGTTTCGTCGGTGAAAGATCTCACGCCGGCGACTTTATTCTCCGTTTCCTCTCAGGCATTACACCTCATCGGCCGGCAGAACTCTCCGTTCCCGGCTTCCTTGCCGGAAAATTCAGTTGCCGATCGGTTAAAACTCTGCTCGGAACTTGCTTCCGAGTTCAAATCCCTTGGTTTCATCGGTGATATCAGCTTTCATAAG TTCCTTTATCCATCTGAAGAGGACTTGTACGAGTTGATCCGGTTCTTGGTTGGGAGGCTATCTGATGTTGAAGCTCGAAAAGATGCAATTAGAGATTCTAAAAGACGCCTTAAGACTCCGAAGGAAAGTCTTGCTGATGCTGGACTGCTGCCTCGTAAGGAACTTTCGGAGAGACAGAGTGATCCATTGATGGTGACACAAACACCAGAGCATTCAAACCAGGAAGAGTTTAATAATGATGTTCGAATACCTATAGGTGGAGCTGACTCCAGCAATGAGACATCAAGTGGTGAACAAGACGTCCTAGATTTGGTGGAGGGCGTGAGGAAGAGTTCTTTGAGGGACAATTTTGATCATGGACAACAATCAACTTCACCATGGGTGCATTTGAATCAG ATGAACTGCAAGACAGAAACTTTACAAGACCAAAAGGAAATGCTTGCGGAGAAGTCAGTCTCAAGCTCTGTTGAATTACAAGAACTAGAAGAAAAGCTTGGTTTGTTGAAAGCGGCAGTGGAAATGGCTTCTGATGACAAACATCCTAATGACTTCTATGTGAATCAGCTTAACGATCAGGTGAaagcaaaaagggaaaaaattgtTGAAATGGAGACTGAGTG GATTGATAAAAGGAAGGCCCTTGAGCAGAAGAAACATTCTCTGGAGGAAAACTTAAGAACAACAGAACCCGAGGCCTATGTAAAATATAAAAAGGTGGAAGAGATTGAGTTGAAGCTGGAGTCTGTATTAGCCGAAAACAAACGAAG AAAGGACGAACTCATTGTACTTGCAGCCAAGGCTGAGAAGCAGCCCAAATTGCAACCTAGGAGAACCTACATTCAGCGCGTTGAAGAGATCACCAAAAACAGCCGGAAGCAGGATGCTGACATAGAAAGAATATTGAAAGAAACAAGGGAGCTACAGTTGGAGAGCAACTCTGTTCAAGAACGTCTTAATCGAACTTATGCATTGGTGGATGAGACAATGTTCAG GGAGGCAAAAAAGGACCAAGTGGCACGACAGGCTTACAGGATATTGACTAACATCCATGAAAGCTTTGAACAAATAGCTGAAAATCTACTTGCAACAGATAGAGTCCGACGACAAGTGACTGATTATGAAGGCAAACTTGCAACTATGGCATCTCGAAGTGTTGATATTGACAAGCTGAAAGCAAATCTTGAAACCATCACGAGGGAAAATGATCTTCTTGAAAAGAAATTGTCCAATGATTCATCACAAAATGTAGGGTAG
- the LOC107877432 gene encoding ABC transporter G family member 26 translates to MEHVSQDEIEDLSLSPPTVGSMQIAGSNGFGHNIEFMSQAYLRNRSSEIDIEVEHDTSIAHIDQPLPIFLKFENVEYKVKINQAFSNNPVKVVVSKVASQFEHDNYKHILKGITGSINPGEILALMGPSGSGKTTLLKILGGRLHENVKGTVTYNDIPYNPALKRRVGFVTQDDVLFPQLTVEETLVFAALLRLPSKMSRRQKYERAEVIIKELGLERCRHTRIGGGLVKGVSGGERKRASIGHEILVDPSLLLLDEPTSGLDSTSANRLLQVLQGLAKMGKTIITTIHQPSSRIFHMFEKILLIAEGYPVYYGKARESMEYFSSLGFIPEIAMNPAEFLLDLATGQVNDIRVPDDLYPPQCTTEREKIVIRYLQHKYKILLEPKENHQVSKAPEHLQMAVKVKKDWTISWWEQFRVLSKRTYRERCRDYFDKLRLVQSVGVALLLGLLWWKSSTGTEAQLRDQIGLMFYICIFWTSSSIFGAVYVFPFEKMYLVKERKADMYRLSVYYICSTLCDMVAHVVYPTFFMCMVYFMAGFKRTVQCFFLTLGATLLIAITSQGAGELFGAAVMSVRRAGMVASLILMLFLLTGGYYVQHIPKFMRWLKYISFMYYGFRLLLKVQYSGDDLYDCESKGGCRTLQSSPSFDTVGLNGGLKEVWVLLAMALVYRFLAYFCLRRKINSINL, encoded by the exons ATGGAGCATGTGTCACAAGATGAAATTGAGGACTTGTCGTTGTCCCCTCCGACTGTTGGCTCCATGCAGATTGCTGGAAGTAATGGTTTTGGTCATAACATAGAGTTTATGTCGCAGGCGTATCTTAGAAACAGAAGCTCCGAAATTGATATAGAGGTCGAACATGATACATCTATCGCGCATATAGATCAACCTCTTCCCATATTCCTCAAG TTTGAGAATGTGGAGTACAAGGTGAAGATTAACCAAGCGTTCTCCAACAATCCTGTCAAGGTAGTTGTATCAAAGGTAGCGTCTCAGTTTGAACATGATAATTACAAGCATATACTCAAGGGTATAACGGGAAGCATAAATCCGGGTGAAATTCTCGCCTTAATGGGACCTTCGGGCAGTGGAAAAACAACTTTGTTGAAGATATTGGGTGGAAGATTGCACGAAAATGTCAAAGGAACTGTCACTTACAATGACATTCCATATAATCCAGCTCTTAAAAGAAG GGTGGGTTTTGTGACGCAAGATGACGTGCTTTTTCCACAATTGACAGTCGAGGAAACTTTAGTTTTTGCTGCATTGTTGAGGCTTCCAAGCAAGATGAGTCGACGTCAGAAGTATGAAAGAGCAGAAGTGATTATTAAGGAATTAGGCTTGGAAAG ATGTCGTCACACGAGAATAGGTGGAGGACTTGTTAAAGGTGTTTCCggtggagaaagaaaaagagcGAGCATAGGTCATGAAATCCTCGTCGATCCTTCTCTACTCTTGCTCGATGAACCAACTTCAGGCCTTGATTCGACCTCTGCAAATAGACTACTTCAGGTTCTTCAAGGGCTTGCTAAG ATGGGAAAGACAATCATAACGACAATTCACCAGCCTTCGAGCAGGATTTTCCACATGTTTGAGAAAATTCTGTTGATAGCAGAAGGTTATCCGGTTTACTATGGTAAGGCCAGGGAGTCGATGGAGTACTTCTCGTCTCTAGGTTTCATCCCGGAAATTGCCATGAATCCAGCAGAGTTCTTGCTGGATTTAGCAACTGGACAAGTAAACGATATCCGTGTTCCTGATGATCTGTATCCACCTCAATGCACAACCGAACGAGAGAAGATTGTCATCAGA TATCTGCAACACAAGTACAAAATCTTGTTGGAGCCGAAAGAGAATCATCAAGTGTCGAAAGCACCAGAGCATCTTCAAATGGCTGTTAAGGTAAAAAAAGATTGGACTATATCCTGGTGGGAACAATTCCGGGTACTGTCAAAGCGAACGTACAGGGAGAGATGCAGAGACTATTTTGACAAGCTCCGGTTAGTTCAATCGGTTGGAGTTGCACTACTGCTCGGACTTCTTTGGTGGAAATCCTCAACTGGAACAGAAGCTCAACTTCGCGATCAG ATTGGTTTAATGTTCTACATCTGTATCTTCTGGACTTCCTCATCAATATTCGGAGCAGTGTATGTCTTCCCATTCGAGAAGATGTATTTGGTGAAAGAACGGAAAGCAGACATGTATAGACTAAGCGTCTATTACATCTGCAGCACATTGTGCGACATGGTAGCACACGTAGTGTACCCGACTTTTTTCATGTGCATGGTATACTTCATGGCTGGCTTCAAGAGGACCGTCCAGTGCTTCTTTCTAACGTTGGGTGCAACACTATTAATAGCGATAACCAGCCAG GGAGCTGGAGAGCTTTTTGGAGCTGCAGTTATGAGCGTTAGAAGGGCTGGAATGGTTGCTTCCCTGATATTGATGTTGTTTCTTCTCACCGGAGGTTACTACGTTCAG cATATACCAAAATTTATGAGGTGGCTAAAGTACATATCATTCATGTACTATGGATTTAGGCTACTATTGAAAGTGCAATATTCAGGAGATGATTTATATGATTGTGAAAGCAAAGGAGGTTGTAGAACTCTACAAAGTTCACCTTCATTTGACACTGTTGGTTTAAATGGTGGATTAAAAGAAGTTTGGGTTTTATTAGCAATGGCTCTTGTTTATAGATTCTTAGCTTATTTTTgcctaagaagaaaaattaatagtattaatctttga